Within Marinomonas mediterranea MMB-1, the genomic segment AGCCTCGTCCGCTTTCTCCTGCCCGAGCCGCTTCTATTGCAGCATTTAGCGCAAGGAGATTTGTTTGCTCTGAGATGTCTTGTACGCCCGACAGAATGCTAACAATTTGATCGCTGTCAGTCTTAAGGGCTTGCATGATATCGAAGGCGTTGTCGGCTTTGTGTTGCATATTTAACATCATAGCCTTCATGTCTTCGACCATCTTCAACGAGTCAGAAGAACGGTCTTTAACGTGCACAGATCGATCTGTAATATCTGACGTTAAATCTGCGAAGTCGTGCAGAGACTTATGCAAGGCAGCGGTTGCTTGAGTGACGCTTGCAATATCCATTAACTGTTTTTGAACAGCAGTACTGATGTCTGACGTATTTTTATTCATATTGTGTGTTTGCGATTTAAGATCTTCGACACCTTGATTGAAGGTGGCATAGGTTTTTTCGACCTGATCTAGCAGACGGTTAAACATGGTTGCGATGTCGCCATTTTCGGTGCCGTTTTCAACAGACAATCGTTTTGTTAGATCCGCAACGGCGGCAGGGTCACTGTGTGCCGTTACAAATTCTTGCATCGCTTGAAGGGCTTCGATCACACCGCTAGAGGCACCGTGTTCGATGATATTAAGCCCTTCTTTTTCATGCTCTGGGTCGACGCGTAGCTTATTGATCGACTTGAGCCCCCAAAACATAGCCAGCCCGGTAAAGAACGACCAAATAAATACCGAACTCACGCCAGTCAGCTGTACCATGAACTGCTCAAATCGACTGTCGAAATTCAAGTTTTCAATCGGGGCGACAAGTGCGAGCAGCAGGGTACCCACGACACCTGCAACGCCGTGAACAGCGACGGCATTGACTGGGTCATCAAGTCTAAACACTCGCAATAGAACCTCCTCGCTATAGAAGACAATGATCCCCGTTACGATGCCAATAACAACGGCGCCCATGGGGGTGACGACTGCGCATCCTGCGGTAATGCCAACTAAGCCACCAATGACACCACTTAGAATTTTTTCGATATTGATTACTTTGTCTTGGCTGAACAGCGTCATCACAAAACACACAATGGCAGAAGACGCGGCGGCTAACATGGTGTTTGCCATGATACCTGCGATATCCGTCGTCGCTTCTAACGTACTGCCACCATTAAAGCCAAACCAACCAAAGAATAAAATAAAGGTGCCAATGACGGCGAGAACCAAACTATGTCCGTGAATTTTTTTAGGGTTACCTTGGTCGTCAAAACGACTAATACGAGCGCCAAGCATAATGACTCCCGCTAATCCGACCCATGCGCCGACCGAGTGAACGACGGTTGAGCCGGCGAAGTCAATCATGCCTTTTTCTGCTAACCAGCCTTCGCCATTCCAAATCCAGTGGCCGGATACAGGGTAAATAATCGCAGTTAGTACTAAGGAAACAAGCACGTACGACATAAACTTTATACGTTCTGCCACTGCACCACTGACAATGGTCGCCGCGGTGCCAGCAAAGGTTGCTTGAAACACAAAAGACGCGATGTCGGCGGGTTCACTTAAACCGCTTAACGTGAATGCGTCTGTGCCCCACAAACCATACAAATCTTGGCCAAACATGAGGCCATAGCCCAGCAGCCAAAAAGCAAAAATGGCAACAACAAAGTCTGTCATGTTTTTCATGGCGACGTTGATGGAGTTTTTGGCGCGTGTTAAGCCTGCTTCAAATGCGGTAAAGCCTGCTTGCATAAACATGACTAAGGACGCCGCTATCATGATCCACATGATATCGAGCGTTGATTGAATTTCTTCCACTTGAGTTCTCCTCAAATCTAACGGCTGGTGTTTTAAGGAAATGCTGAAAACGCCTGCATGATGGTGCTTGTCGAAGGATTCGCGCATCCTTAAATAATTGATCTTATAGTAGTTATGTTGCAAATTCGTTTTCGTGAATAAGCATTTTTGAATAGGCGACAATGCAAATTGAGTGCCTAATTTGTGGGGTGTAATTTAGATTGAGGTTATATCGAGGTATATCGTTGGCTTATATTAGTGACTAAATGATATTAAGTGAAATTCAAGAAGGCTGAGTGAATGGGCTAGCCTGACAAATAAGTGCATTTTCACGTGAAAAGAACAGTAGCGCACTGCATCAGTGCGCTACTGTTTGAAACAGAGGTTTCTGACCTCGTTAAGCGTTTCTTATCAGCTAGCCTAGCTGATCCAGCTGCTCATAGGCATTGCGCAACCATACGCGCATACGCTGGCGCTCAGCAATGTTCATAAGGCTTTTGTTATTGGCAACAGCCCAAAAGCTACTGTTATTGAAATCTATCTTTTGTGTTAACTTGGTTTGAAGCTTAGGCAACTCGATG encodes:
- the amt gene encoding ammonium transporter is translated as MEEIQSTLDIMWIMIAASLVMFMQAGFTAFEAGLTRAKNSINVAMKNMTDFVVAIFAFWLLGYGLMFGQDLYGLWGTDAFTLSGLSEPADIASFVFQATFAGTAATIVSGAVAERIKFMSYVLVSLVLTAIIYPVSGHWIWNGEGWLAEKGMIDFAGSTVVHSVGAWVGLAGVIMLGARISRFDDQGNPKKIHGHSLVLAVIGTFILFFGWFGFNGGSTLEATTDIAGIMANTMLAAASSAIVCFVMTLFSQDKVINIEKILSGVIGGLVGITAGCAVVTPMGAVVIGIVTGIIVFYSEEVLLRVFRLDDPVNAVAVHGVAGVVGTLLLALVAPIENLNFDSRFEQFMVQLTGVSSVFIWSFFTGLAMFWGLKSINKLRVDPEHEKEGLNIIEHGASSGVIEALQAMQEFVTAHSDPAAVADLTKRLSVENGTENGDIATMFNRLLDQVEKTYATFNQGVEDLKSQTHNMNKNTSDISTAVQKQLMDIASVTQATAALHKSLHDFADLTSDITDRSVHVKDRSSDSLKMVEDMKAMMLNMQHKADNAFDIMQALKTDSDQIVSILSGVQDISEQTNLLALNAAIEAARAGESGRGFAVVADEVRQLSSKTNEATREISAVIESLQARTSSANDLMSDNQKMVRESNELMTRTIDSLSESNDEIVKVQSANSSINEMAQTEKDNISVQLQAVETIEASCTDNLTKVSEIDESSTQLLDVTNSFEQVTSSFKTSTRLQ